Part of the Streptomyces sp. HSG2 genome, AACAACAGCCAGGCGGGCCGGAACCGCGCGCCCCCGCTACGGGCGTAGAGAAAGCAGGAGACCGCCGCCAGACCGGCCGCCACGGCCAGGCCGAAGTCGCCCATGATCAGAGCGAGTCGGGGCGAACCCCACCCCAGGCCCGAGCCGATGGCGTACGCGCCGCAGAGCAGGGCCAGCAGCAACGGCCGGACCAGGCTCGGGGCACCGGCCTCGGCCTCGGCACCCGCCGCCGGGCCGGGAACGACCGGCAGGGGACCCGGCCGGGCCGCGTCGAGTGCGGGCGCCGGCGGCGTCACCGGACACTCCCGGTCCACTCCGCTCCTCGCGCGCGACGGACCGGACACGGCGGCCGGCCGGCCCCGCGCGGAGCGCCCGCCCTCCCGCGGTGCCGTCGGCGATGGCTGTCGCTGCCGCGCGCGTCCCCGGCGCGCGAGGGCCGCCGCCGCCGGCGGCTCCGCAGCATCGGATCGTTGGTCCCCAGGCCGTGCATCGTCCGTCGCCCCCCTCGCAGTCCCAGTCGTCCATCCCCGGCGCCGATCGGTGCGGCGCAGCCCCTGTCGGGACGATACACCAGGACCGTCACTCAGGGACATAGCTTCTCTACTCTCCGTGACGACCTGCGACTATGCATACACCCACCGCTTTCGGAGAACTGCGGAGAGTGCCGGAAGGGGACTCTTCGGCCTTCCGGGTGCGCCCGCGCGTTCACGGCACCGACGCCGCGCCCCGGCGGATACCCCTTTCTCCACACGCCGCGGCGGCGGGGACGAGGCAGCCGAACAGGGGTCGACTCAGCCGGTGCGGCCGGTCGTCAGGACGACGTTCAGCAACGGTTCACCCCGCGTGAAGCGCCGCAGTTGATCGGCGACCAGACGTTCGGCGCGCGGCCGGAAGGCGGTCGTGGGCCCCCCGACGTGCGGGCTGATCAGCAGGCCCGGGGCTCGCCACAGCGGATGCCCGGGCGGCAGCGGCTCGGGGTCGGTCACGTCGAGCGCCGCGGTGAGGCGACCGGCCTCCAACTCCCCCAGAAGGGCGTCCGTCACGACCACGGGTCCGCGCCCGACGTTGACCAGGAGGGCGCCGTCCTTCATACCGGCCAGGAAGGCGGCGTCCACCAGGCCGCGCGTGGCCTCCGTGAGCGGGGTCGTGAGGATGACGATGTCCGCGTCGGGCAACAGCGACGGCAGATCGGTGGCCGGGTGCACAGGCCCGCGCGCTGTGGTGCGCGCCGAGCGCGCAACGCGCACGACGCGCGCCACCTCGAACGGGACGAGCCGGTCCTCGACAGCCTGGCCGATCGCCCCGTATCCCACGATGAGGACGTTCTTGTCCACGAGGGAGGGGTGGAAGGCCCCCTGCCAACGCTCCTCCCCCTGCGCCCTGACGAACCCGGGTATCCCCCGCAACGACGACAGGGTCAGCGTGAGCGCCAGTTCAGCGGTGCTGGACTCGTGCACGCCCCGCGCGTTGCACAGGCGCACGCCGGGGCCGACCGCCCCGAGTCCCGGCAGGACGTCGTCCACCCCGGACGTCAGCGTCTGCACGACCCGCACGCCGCTCAGCCGAGGCAGGGGCCGGATCTTGACGTGTCGGCGCTTCATGTACGGCACGACGTAGAAGACGCAGTCCCGGGGGTCACCGGGAAACGGCTGATCGCCGTCGTCGCCGCCGTCCCAGAACAGGTATCGGAGACCGTCGGGCAGTCCGGCGATCTCGTCGGGCGGCAGGGGCAACCACACGTCCTTCATGGCGGGAGCCTACGCGAGGCGCTCGACGGGCGGGAGTTAGGTTGGGGCGGCCCGCAGGCCTCACGAGGGAGGGTCACGACCAGGTGGAGCGCAGGACTATCGGCTCGGCCGCGCTCGCGGTGGGAGCCGTGGGACTCGGGTGCATGCCGATGAGCGGGGCGTACGGCACCTCGCGGCAGCGCGGAGCGGAGTCGCTGCGGGCCGTGCACCGAGCCCTGGACCTGGGCGCCTCGCTGTTGGACACGGCCGACGTGTACGGCCCCTTCACCAACGAACTCTTGATCGGGCGGGCGTTGCGGGAGCGGCGTGGCGACGCCTTCGTGTCGACCAAGGTCGGCCTGTCGGCGGTGGACCGGCACATCGTGGCCAACGGGCGCCCCGGCCACGTACGACGAGCCTGCGACGCCTCGCTGCGCCGACTCCAGACCGACGTCATCGACCTCTACCAGCTGCATCGGGCCGACCCGGAGGTCCCCGTGGAGGAGACCTGGGGTGCGATGGCCGACCTGGTCGCCGCCGGAAAGGTCCGCGCCTTGGGGTGGTGCGCGGTGGGCACTCGGCAGGGACGCCGGGCCTCGGGGGACTCCTACGACGCGACCATCGAGCGTCTGGAACGGGTACAACAGGTCTTCCCCGTCAGCGCGGTGGAGGCGGAGTTGTCCGTGTGGTCGCCGGCGGCACTGGGTTCCCTGCTCCCCTGGTGCGAGTCGCGCGGCATCGGGTTCCTCGCCGCGATGCCGCTCGGCAACGGCTTCCTGACCGGCACGCTGACCCCGGGCGGGGGATTCGAACCGGACGATCTACGGGCACGTCACCCCCGCTTCACCGCGGAGATGATGGCGACCCACCAGCCCCTGATCGCGGGGCTGCGGCGGATAGCCGCCCGACACGGCGAGTCGGTCACGCCCGCCCAGGTCGCCTTGGCCTGGGTGCTGGCGCAGGGGGCGCACGTCGTGCCGGTGCCCGGCGCCAAACGGGCGGGGTGGGTGACGGAGAACGCGACGGCCGGGGATCTCCGGCTGACCCGACGCGACCTGACCGAGGTCGAGTGTCTGCCCGCTCCGCTCAGGTCCTGGGACTGAGTGCTCGGCCCGACGGCCGGGTGCCCCCGGATCGCGGGGGCGGGCCTTCGGGGAGGCGGCCCCCAACGCCCGCGAGGCCGTGTAGGAAGGGACGGGATCGCGGACCCGGGCTTCGAAAGGATCTTGATCGTGCGACGTCGAACCGTGAAGGCCGCACTGGCGGCCACCCTGGTGCTGGCCGCCGCCGGATGCTCTTCCGGTGTCGGTACCGCCGAGCCGCCCGAAAGCGCGACTCCCGATCGAAGCGTCGGACGGTCGCCGACCGACCCCTCGGTTTCCGAGTCGCCCCCGCCCTCCGAGGGATCGGTCGAGGTGATCCGGACCGTCGCCACGGACCTGACCTCCCCGTGGGGACTCGCCCCGCTTCCCGAAGGCGATCTGCTGGTGTCCTCCAGGGACGAGGCGACGATCACCAGGGTCGACGCGGACTCGGGGGAGCTCACGACGGTGGGCGAGGTGCCCGGGGTCGAGCCGGCCGGTGAGGGCGGCCTGCTGGGGATCGCCCTCTCCCCCGAGTACGCGGCGGACCGGATGATCTACGCCTACTTCACCTCGGCCTCGGACAATCGGGTGGTCAGGATGAGGTACGACCCCGACGAACCCGAGGGCGAGCGGTTGGGCGCCCCGGACACCGTCTTCCGCGGCATCCCCAAAGGCATCGTCCACAACGGCGGGCGCATCGCCTTCGGGCCCGACGGCATGCTCTACGTGGGGACGGGCGAGGCCGGCCGGCCGGATCTGTCCCGCGACCCGGAGTCCACCGGGGGGAAGATCCTCCGGCTCACGCCCGACGGGGAACCGGCACCCGACAACCCCTCCCCGGACTCCCCCGTGCTCTCCTCCGGCCACCGCAACGTGCAGGGACTGGCCTGGGACGCCCACCAACGCCTGTTCGCCTCGGAGTTCGGCCAGGACACCTGGGACGAACTGAACGCGATCGAACCCGGCGGCGACTACGGCTGGCCCGAGGCGGAGGGACGGTCCGACGACGGGACGTTCGTCGATCCCTTGGAGCAGTGGCCCACCGACGTGGCCTCGCCCAGTGGGATCGCCCTGGTCGAAGGGTCCGTGTGGATGGCGGGGCTGCGGGGCGAGCGGCTGTGGCGGGTCCCGCTGGACGGCACCGAGCCGGCGGGCGCACCCCAGGCCTTCCTCCAAGGCGAGTACGGCCGGCTGCGCACCGTGGCCGCGGCGGGAGGCGACCGACTGTGGCTGGTCACCGGAAACACCGACGGCCGGGGCGACCCCGAGGACGACGACGACCGAATCCTGGAACTCCGGGTGCGCTGAGGGAGGGGCACACGACCGGGACGCCCCGGCGA contains:
- a CDS encoding aldo/keto reductase → MERRTIGSAALAVGAVGLGCMPMSGAYGTSRQRGAESLRAVHRALDLGASLLDTADVYGPFTNELLIGRALRERRGDAFVSTKVGLSAVDRHIVANGRPGHVRRACDASLRRLQTDVIDLYQLHRADPEVPVEETWGAMADLVAAGKVRALGWCAVGTRQGRRASGDSYDATIERLERVQQVFPVSAVEAELSVWSPAALGSLLPWCESRGIGFLAAMPLGNGFLTGTLTPGGGFEPDDLRARHPRFTAEMMATHQPLIAGLRRIAARHGESVTPAQVALAWVLAQGAHVVPVPGAKRAGWVTENATAGDLRLTRRDLTEVECLPAPLRSWD
- a CDS encoding 2-hydroxyacid dehydrogenase, which codes for MWLPLPPDEIAGLPDGLRYLFWDGGDDGDQPFPGDPRDCVFYVVPYMKRRHVKIRPLPRLSGVRVVQTLTSGVDDVLPGLGAVGPGVRLCNARGVHESSTAELALTLTLSSLRGIPGFVRAQGEERWQGAFHPSLVDKNVLIVGYGAIGQAVEDRLVPFEVARVVRVARSARTTARGPVHPATDLPSLLPDADIVILTTPLTEATRGLVDAAFLAGMKDGALLVNVGRGPVVVTDALLGELEAGRLTAALDVTDPEPLPPGHPLWRAPGLLISPHVGGPTTAFRPRAERLVADQLRRFTRGEPLLNVVLTTGRTG
- a CDS encoding PQQ-dependent sugar dehydrogenase; this encodes MIVRRRTVKAALAATLVLAAAGCSSGVGTAEPPESATPDRSVGRSPTDPSVSESPPPSEGSVEVIRTVATDLTSPWGLAPLPEGDLLVSSRDEATITRVDADSGELTTVGEVPGVEPAGEGGLLGIALSPEYAADRMIYAYFTSASDNRVVRMRYDPDEPEGERLGAPDTVFRGIPKGIVHNGGRIAFGPDGMLYVGTGEAGRPDLSRDPESTGGKILRLTPDGEPAPDNPSPDSPVLSSGHRNVQGLAWDAHQRLFASEFGQDTWDELNAIEPGGDYGWPEAEGRSDDGTFVDPLEQWPTDVASPSGIALVEGSVWMAGLRGERLWRVPLDGTEPAGAPQAFLQGEYGRLRTVAAAGGDRLWLVTGNTDGRGDPEDDDDRILELRVR